The following proteins are encoded in a genomic region of Anabas testudineus chromosome 13, fAnaTes1.2, whole genome shotgun sequence:
- the LOC113171670 gene encoding ADP-ribosylation factor-like protein 14, which translates to MGLRGSKSKKQAQVLILGLDGSGKTTLLYKLKYNESVVTVPTVGFNIEMMDTDRSSPSLTVWDVGGQKRMRPYWRHYYADTAGLMFVVDSWDQKRLDEARRELHRVLRNESLKEVPLVVLANKQDLPEALSPDALCVKLDLRRVCEGRAWFIQPCSATTGMGLEEGFRRIVYLMKTPLKQTQEDIKDKMRSQCFSVTAVKQSCSSAEDG; encoded by the exons ATGGGCCTGCGCGGATCCAAGTCTAAGAAACAAGCACAGGTCTTGATTTTAGGTCTTGACGGATCAGGAAAGACCACCCTGCTCTACAAACTGAAGTACAACGAGAGCGTGGTGACCGTGCCAACTGTGGGCTTTAACATAGAGATGATGGACACAGACAGGAGCAGCCCAAGCCTGACGGTGTGGGACGTGGGGGGCCAGAAGAGGATGAGGCCCTACTGGAGGCATTACTATGCTGATACAGCCGGACTGATGTTTGTGGTGGACAGCTGGGATCAGAAGCGGCTAGACGAGGCACGCAGGGAGCTACATCGG GTCCTGAGGAACGAGAGTCTCAAAGAAGTTCCTCTTGTGGTCCTCGCCAACAAACAGGACCTTCCAGAAGCTCTGAGCCCAGATGCTCTTTGTGTGAAGCTGGATTTGAGAAGAGTGTGTGAGGGCAGAGCCTGGTTCATCCAGCCCTGTTCAGCCACCACCGGGATGGGACTAGAGGAAGGTTTCAGGAGGATAGTCTATCTGATGAAGACTCCGCTGAAACAGACTCAAGAAGACATTAAGGACAAGATGAGGTCACAGTGCTTTAGTGTCACAGCAGTGAAACAATCTTGCTCTTCAGCAGAGGATGGCTGA
- the LOC113168714 gene encoding ADP-ribosylation factor-like protein 14, which produces MGVRGSKSKKQAQVLILGLDGSGKTTLLYKLKYNESVVTVPTVGFNVEMLDTDRSSPSLTVWDVGGQKRMRPYWRHYYADTAGLMFVVDSWDQKRLDEARGELHQVLRSESLKEVPLVVLANKQDLPEALSPDALCVKLDLRRVCEGRAWFIQPCSATTGMGLEEGFRRIVYLMKTPLKQAQEDIKDKMRSNSWGKSLLCSTSQKSF; this is translated from the exons ATGGGCGTGCGCGGATCCAAGTCTAAGAAACAAGCACAGGTCTTGATTCTAGGTCTTGACGGATCGGGAAAGACCACCCTGCTCTACAAACTGAAGTACAACGAGAGCGTGGTGACCGTGCCAACTGTGGGCTTCAACGTGGAGATgctggacacagacaggagcAGCCCAAGCCTGACGGTGTGGGACGTGGGGGGCCAGAAGAGGATGAGGCCCTACTGGAGGCATTACTATGCTGATACAGCCGGACTGATGTTTGTGGTGGACAGCTGGGATCAGAAGCGGCTAGACGAGGCACGAGGGGAACTACATCAg GTCCTGAGGAGCGAGAGTCTCAAAGAAGTTCCTCTTGTGGTCCTCGCCAACAAACAGGACCTTCCAGAAGCTCTGAGCCCAGATGCTCTTTGTGTGAAGCTGGATTTGAGAAGAGTGTGTGAGGGCAGAGCCTGGTTCATCCAGCCCTGTTCAGCCACCACCGGGATGGGACTAGAGGAAGGTTTCAGGAGGATAGTCTATCTGATGAAGACTCCACTGAAACAGGCTCAAGAGGACATTAAGGATAAGATGAGGTCAAACAGCTGGGGAAAAAGTTTGCTCTGCAGCACGTCACAAAAATCTTTCTGA